The genomic region GACCTAAAATGTGACATTTGTGAATGGTTTAAATTCAACAAAGAATGATTGTATTCACACAATTCCTAGTCAGGATGCTGGGTCTTTTACTCAGGGCGCTTCGGAACGTATACATTTCCTATACAGAAATGTGATTGTGGGAGACTGGAGTCTGAGAACAACATGTAGCTTGTAATGTGTGGTGATAAGGGAATCTAATTGCCCAGCTGTGTCAAGTCCAGCTCCAACTGGTTTGGGTTGTTAAAAGTTCAATAGCCAGTTTAGCACTTCTGAACCAACCAGTTTGTTTATGATTCATGTGGAAAAATTAAAATGCCACctgcattatttatttcatttttatcctgcctCTCTTCCACAtagctcaaggtggcatccatggtTCTCCCCTGCCCCTTCCATTTTATTCTTACAAGAAGCCTGTGATGTAGAAACCAAGGGATTTTCAATGCTGCAAGTCACTGTTACATATGCATCTATCTTATTCAAAAGTTGTGACCAATTGTGCATAGATTCAGGTAGCAAAATAGAGGCATGTGAAGCATCATGTGTGATGTTGTGTATTTATCCCATACAGATGTAGTTTGTAGGAAAGCAGAAATATTTACCCATGTGTACTAATGAAGCACTATAACAGAGCCACAGTGGGAAATTGTTCTTCCTCAACTACCGGGTAACAACACAATTCTAGTcacgtcttctcagaagtaagtcctactgggTTCAGTGGAACTTATGGTCTAGTAAGTGGATATAGTACTGAAGTTTTTTGGTTTTGGTAATTCCTGGGTTTTGTGCTCAGAATGGCCAAACAATACAGATTTTAGAATAGCAGTGTGAAATCGATTTATGGTGAAAGTTTATTATcaaactcttttaaaaagaacaagtatgtaaatttaattttctcatttttttcagttaTTAAGtttagttcttcacatttctactTTAATTTGAGagtttcttttggggggaaaagttcctcataaaaattcatcagtgtttaagtgcaaatttccccaatatacacatttttgcaagcaatttttgcTGATACAATacttttttatataatattttcactaatatatctTAATACATACTTTGTCCCAATATACAATTTTTgaacacattatttggttggagaactgcatcacaaaattcagataacttTGAAtgttgaaggatagctgtgtgttGGTTttcttattgtttcagaaagtgctatTTAGGTATTTAAATTCttaactgaaccaaatttctcttccatcacTACCCttgtattgtgatttttttttgtagtacCTGAAAGCATGTGCTATTTAACAAAATGTTGGTCAGCCATACAATTGACCCTGGGATGTTAACTCTTACAAATTGCCTGACTGACTAGCTGGAATTAAGTAAGGAGTCACTTTCACACATTTCAAAACTGGATCACAGTAGTTctcagttaggtaaaggtaaaggtaaccttTACTTAACTGAAAACTGATGTATTTACTTTAAGCTTTGAGAATGATTGTAAAGCAGGTCAGTTAGAGGAAAGCATTGTCTTATTTTGTTAGACTGTGAAAAAGTCATATGATAGTTGATGCAGCACCATATCTCAATTCAGCATCATCTGGTACAAAATCTGCTTGGGTGGATAAAGCCAAAGTCTACATGTGATTCCATCTTGGGTGTATTTCTAGCTTATTTCTTCAATCTGTGCAGCTGAGGAGGAAAATTTAAGTCatatatcaggaagaacttcacaCCCATAAATAGATGGAAGAAAATATTAAGGGAAGTTTTCAAACACTGGTAGTTTTAAAAATAGGGTAAACACTTGTTAGGGGTGGCTTGACATAATTGGCAGGCACTGTTACTTAAAAGTAAAGAAAGTAAAGTACAAGAGCCTTTATGTTTCTGGGTTCTTCTAATTCactctttgctttttaaattttgtatgagTTAGGGAATGTTTGGATGTTTTGAATGGCTGAAAGATTCAAGAGGCAGTGAATATCTTTGCTTTGGATCAATCCCAGTTTGGCAATTTGTAGCACATATTGGAgtacctacaggaccgcctctcctggtatgccctgcggaggaccttaagatccataaataacaacactttggaggtcccgagctgCAAGGTGGTTAGGTTGGTCTCAACTAGgtccagggccttttcagtactggccccgacttctTGGAACGCTCTgacacaagagaccagggccctgcgggatttgacatctttccgcagggcctgcaagacagagctgttctgcctggcctttgggttggactcagtataacccttatgtttccctccccttatggttttgatttatgggttcgaaagcatgtcaaagtgcaagtaggtactgctccggcaggaaggtaaacggtgtttccatgtgctgctctggttcaccagaagcggcttaatcatgctggccacatgacccggaagctgtacaccggctccctcagctaataaagcgggatgagcgccacaaccccagaatcgcccgcaactggacctaatggtcaggggtccctttacctttacctttactgaaatgaggctgcatcttaaattgtattttaacccgtattttaattaactgttttgtCTTTCATTcaagttttattgtaattttatcgatgttagctgccctgagcccagttctggccggggagggcggggtataaataacaatttattattacttacttacttacttacttacttgccaTATTTGTAAACTTCATAGTAATTTTTATAGGTCACCTTTcaaccacttaatattttaaaggTAAAAATGAGCAGCTTGGATCAGACCTGGAAATAAACTAGCAACCAATGAAGCTGTTTCTAAGTAGgcattatatttttgtttgtttgtactaaAATCTCTACCTGCCTTTCTGTATCAACTATAATCTAAGTGGCTTTATAATCGAGCCCTATAATATGTTCATACCAACCTATACCCAGCAACAGTAAGATGCCCACATTATGTAAACAAGCTGAAATTTCCAGagtgtcttcaagggcagccccacatagtgGATATTACAGTAATCTAATCTAGAAATATCCAGTCTTGTAGCAACTGGTGCACCAACTGAACACAGAAATAGATCTACAGTCTTCCATTCAGCATGGGCCTCCTGACATAGATGCATTTTGGCTTCCTATCTCTATCTAAAATCTGCCCGGTGtatagagtaataataataataataataataataataataataataataataataatgcagctcACTATTTATCTGCCTGTCGATTTCCCTCAGCACCTACCATCTAAAGACATAGCCTGTGAGGTTAGTAGAATGGGGTTCTTTAGGGGAACTCTCAGAATATGTTGAACTGTTATTTATTCAGGAACAGTTTGTGTTAATGCACATATAAAGCATTAATGATCCACACAGCATTTGgtcatcttttttctttctttctttttagttcATTTTTAGAAGTCCAGATTTAGTGCAGGAGAAGAGCATTCCAAGGTTGTCCTAATTACAGGAGAATGAGCATTTGGCTCTGGTTGGGAGGATGATGTTATTGTATGCACACAAGAAAGGGGGTTTCATCTGGGACTCCAGGACTTTGAATGATTTCATCTAGAATGATTTCATCTGGTACAAAAGAGTGAAAACTCCTCATTTCCCTTCCAACTGATACATTCTTGAGCAGTTACATTATGCCAGTATTTGTGGCCAATGCTGCTCTGGGTAACAGCTCTCCGTACCCCCTGGGGACTTGCACCTTTCTTTTGAGATACCAAGAAATACCATGCTGTCTACATTCCTTTTCCCATATAGAAGATTTAATAAGTTTTGCAAGTACAGCAAATCTTCAGTAAGTTTTCAAAACACAATGCTATGGCCACGGGCCTAAGGAATTTGAAATGCAATAACAAAGAGTAATTGGAACAAACCCATAGTCGGGGAAATTGGAGCTTCGATGATGTTGAAAAACATTACAAGTATGACCTCTTTACCACTGAAGGACAAAATGTCAGGTTTTGCAGACATGAGATTGTACAGCTATGAATCACAACCTTAGggtattaggaacataggaagttgccatatactgagttagaccattggtccacctggctcattattgtctacattgactagtCGTGACTCTTGAGGATTTCAGGCAGCAATACCTTGAGATGCCTAGGATTGAACTGGGGactttccacatgcaaagcagatgctctaacccgGAGCTGCAGCCCATCGTCTAGTTCAGTGTTCCctaagcttgggtctccagctgttttggggctacaactctcatcatccctagctagcaggaccagcagccggggatgatgggaattgtagtcaaaaaagTCGGAGACCCAAACACTGGTCTAGTTGATGTATATGTACATTTCATGTTGTTTATCACTTCACTTTCCATGTTACACATAGAGCAGGGAGGCCTATTTCCTTTCTAGCATTAGAAATCTCTAGCTGTCTGTCTATCTACTATGACAATAGTTTTGTGCATGTAATTGTTGCCTTATCCTTCACAACTATTTGGAAATCCAGGGAAGCAGAGGTGTGGTAATGCTTGGTCAGGTATCTGCTTGTCCAcccagtttaataataataataataataataataataataataataataccccgcccatctggctgcattcCCCCAGCTACTCTAAACGACTTACAGCATATatcgaaacataataaaacatcaaacattaaaaacttcctgatgctgggctgccttcagatgtcttctaaaagttgtgtagttctttatctccttgacatctgaagggagggcattccacagggagggcgccactactgagaaggccctctgcctggttccttgtaacttcatttcttgcagtaagagaaccaccagaagacccttggaggaggacctcagtgtctgggttgagcGATGgaagtggagacgctccttcaggtatacaagaacAACGTGGCATACTAAGGGATAGGTGACCCATGGACTTAATCCATACCCAGGGATTTCCTATCTCTTGCCCCTGTATAGACACTGGTTCTAGGGATAATACACCAGCTATTTCCTcccatgtaacctgaagcacagGCTAAGGCTCACTTGTATTCTCTCCGCAGTTCAATATCAGCAGAGGTTGTGGCAGATTTCTGCATTTTATGTGCCTCAGATGCTCGCTGCTATATGCAAACGAAGGCATGAAGCAGCTGAGGTACATAAGGAGAGGATTCTGAAAGAAACCCTGTAGCTACTTGGTAGTGGTGGTGAGGTAAAGGACTTAAAGATCCCTGTGCCTGGAGAAGTGATTAGCCATGTAATCCTATACCTGTCTAATCAGCAGTTTGAGTCCAATAGGagtttactcctaggtaagtggttataggattgcagcctaacatgCATAGTAAGGCAAAATCTTTGTCAAAATCTTTTTACTGCCCCCACACAGCAGGAAGGTGTTAAAGAGCCCTTTGCCTGGGCCTCAGCCTGTGTAGGAGTGAATAGGGTCAGTATTACTGACTCTTCTGGTCTCCAGGTTGTAGTCAATGCTAGtgctattcagagtagacccactgaaataaatgggcctaAGTAATGCCTATCAGTTTCATGGGTCTACTCATAAATAGGACTTGTTCAGTTAGAATTATGGGCCCTTTTATAAGTGTAGTTATCAGCAAAAGGTATCATTTACCTGCTTCTTCTCCTATCCCGCATTCAGTGGAATACTGAGATCTGCAGTGGAGACCAGAGAGAGAATGCTAGTAAAACAAGAGGAGATCTATTCTGAAAAGAAATGAGATGTGAGAATTTTGATTAATACTCATATCTGCTTTTTTAAAGCATGTATGGAAAATACATTTGAAGCATGTTCAATGAAACAGGAAATAGCAGCCGTTACAGCCAAATGCACTAGTATCCATCATCTAGTTTGCTCTTCCTCTGCATAGAATAAGCTATAGGAACATCTCAGGAGGAGGTGTATTGGAAATGAGAGCTTAGCCAAATTGAACTAAGCTGGCTGGAAGCCGCCTCCTATTTTTTTTCATGAGCACAACCAACATGAGTTCGTATGTGTGTCTTTAAATGGCAATAATTTAAAACTATCAGCATCCAAATAGCCACTACCTCTGTTATTCATCGCTCAAAGCATTCTCAGAATGTGGTAGATCCACTAATGAATAACAGCTCATGAAACCAGTGCCAAGGCTCTAGCAGCCCTTCCTCATTTTAGACATCAAGATGTTAACCTTGTGTTTGGTAAACAAAAGATATACAAACCCCCTCTGCATGATTTCATAGCAGACTGAATTGAGTATGAGAAGGACTTGCTgtgcctgcagctgctgctttctctccccccccttctcttttttaaaaaattgtcccatTTCAGCTGCCTGTGTGGCCCTCACTTCAGCTGTTTATTTTAGTTGAGCCAAAAGGCACTTTTCTAAAGATGATTTATTAGTTAATAAAACAGGGGAGACTGCAAAGTTTAGGGGACTTACGATACACATTCAGGCTTGTGCTTTCTTTCAATAGaaaatagaatcgtagaatttgTACATCTAGAATGGGATGAAAGCCTTCTAGTTATCCCTCTTTCCCTTGCAATAGAGGCCAGATTCTCCATATCCCAAGTAACCTTAAGGAGATTAGCCTACATCCTTCTGATTACCATATGCTCTAATGGAGAGGAGGAAGGGTGACTGAGGTGCACCACAACAACAGGATCTTCTGCCAAGCAGGGAACTTGAGTAAAACAAACACGGATAGCTTAAACAGACAATCTGTAACAATACTGTAGGCCCTACAGTAAAAGAGTGGCAACCAGTCTAATCTGTAGGTAATTCCTGTTCCAACTATGTCAATCCAAAACTCGGAATTCAGCCTTTATATcagtgtttggtgttttgtttgtttgtttgtttttacagttatatatatTGCTTTGTGATGCAAAAGCACAGGGCAAAAAAGCTCCTCCAGAAGCTCTAATATTCAGAAATATGTGTACTTTGCACtataatgaataaaaattatgtgTGTGTAAATTAAGGGGAAAGTGCATATGTTTGCTTATGTTTTGTTcctttaaatacatacatacatacatacatacatacatacatacatacatacatacatacatactgcttCTCATGGGGTGCGAGAAATACTAAATGCATGTCCCTAACCTCTGGGAAACTGCTTGGTTCCCCTTTGCCAGTGTTCGAAATTTCACCAGTTGTCACCCACACACTTTGAAGTCTACACTGCAGTGTTAAGGGCTAGAAAAAAACTTGAGGTTACTGTGCAAAAGAAATGGCTTTTGTGTGCCTTCACTGCCAAGATTCCACCATTCCTTAGCCAGATCTTGTCACATTCTTGTCACAGCAAGAATGACCTGAGTAGAAATGATGGCTTGAGCCTAGGCTGCTGGGTGCATAGCTGGAAAATGCAGGGggatcattttttttccttgccaccacCTGAGGATCTCACCTAATATGATTGTGGCAGAGGGGTAGGGAATATTGTGTGTGCACTCTGCTCCTGGGGCTCAGTGCAGTGCTGGCAGTTCCATGCATTCAGCCTCTGCATGGTTTTGGTTTGTGCATCCTGTTTTTTGCACACTAGATGGGAGCTGAATCATATCTGGAAGCTTTGAACTTTGTTATCCTTGTGTTGCTTATAATAGATGATTCATTCTTTTATTACTTTTCCTTTTGGCATTCCGATGACATCCACACCTTGCAAAGTCAGTATgaaccttgctttttcctgtgaaCAATTTCTCTGCAGAAACTTGTTCAGGTTATTCCTCACTACCAAGCCTGGTTCAGTAGCTGTGTAAGTGTTTCTCTTCCAAACTAACAATTTGTTCCGATCCATGTTGAAAATATTAATTGCTTTGCTTCCTAAGCAAGAGTTAAACTCTTCACCTCCTTTTTATAGCATGGGCAGTGTCAAAAGAAACTATTATTACAGTTCCTTCCTTCCGGTGTATTATTGAAATGGGGCATGCTGAGAGAATTTGCTGTTTTGGCAGCTGATACGTTATCTCCCAGCTTTTGCTATTTACAGagggtgtgtttgcaccacatgCCCATCAGTCTGCCTGACGATAACACTGCTTGTCCTTTAATTTCTGCCAGAAGTCAAGTTGTGAACTGAATTAGCTCTTTGCTTACTCTCTTTGAGTGTACCAGAGGTTGGGACAtttaattcccttttaaaattaagaaaatacacCAATCATCTCCCTAATAAAGCTCTGTCATCCATTGTAAAATTAACTGGTGCCTATATTAAATCAACCTTTTTTGGTTCCTCTCTTCATAGGCTAAGAGCATCCATCCACCAAGTCATATAAGATCAGCCTTCCCCACATTGCACTCTCCAGATTTTATTggtctacagcttccatcagccccagccaccatcgCCAATGTTCAGaaataataggagttgtagtttgacAATGTATAGAGGGCCATGGATTAGGGAAAACTGATGTAGATCATGCCGCCTTTTTATTATTTGGTGGTGGGTGGTACAGACAATTTTACTAGATCTTTTTGGCAAACCTCTGAATGATTTGTTGTTCTGAAATCCCCTTGCATGGCTTCTGTTTAAAGAGCAACTacagcttatttatttaaattacacTTCTACCCTCTCTTGCTCAAGGAGTTCAGAGTGGTCTCAGGTGGTCTCCAGTTCAGGTAATTTACAGGGAACTAAACACACTTAGTAACTTCAGTGGCAGAAAGGCATCATATGCCCTCTGGTTTGCTCAAGTGCACTAGGCTTTATTCTGTAGTGCAAACAAAATTAACTATTCCCTCTACATCCATTGTTATGTATGCATAATTGTGCTACTCTACCACACGAAGCTGTCCAAATGATAAGATAAAACTTTCAAGGTCCGTCTATAACAATGGTTCCCAAACGTTtccccccatggaccacttgaaaattgtggATGGTCTACTTAATGATTTTCCTGCCTCttgtagcaattgcaatgcacTGGATGCTGTAagatttttaattgcttcttttatttcttatattttcaTTATGTTGCAATTTGTATTCTCAGACATGCCATGAACCACCTGAATGATGGTTATGGGCcactggtggtccatggaccacagtttgggaacccatgTCCTATAGGTTGCTCCACCTTCAAAGGTCAGATCAATGGTGGTGGCCACCCAGTCTGTGGATTGTTTTCCCCAGAGGAAGATCTTTTCATTCACCCCAGTTTTTGCACGATCAGATCAAGTTTATCCTACTGATTTTCTCTGGTGCTctctgttgatttttatttttgtacagtttCTATTTTTGTCTTTAAATATTGATTGTAAGCCATCCTAGAATTTGTCAAGCTTAAATAAAATACTCTGTTAAAGCCACAGAAAAACCTTCTGATTGAACTATGCCTTTGTGCTCATAGATGAGGCAATTcagtctttttattttcattcaatCTTCTTTAACCTAGACAGCTACCACTGGCATGTAATTTCCGAGGAGGAGTTTGAATGGATGGGTGTGCTTGGGAGTTTCTGTGAAACTTGTAAAGCTTTTGACAAACAACTGGTAAATCGGATGGTGTGGAACTGATACTGTAAGTACAGGCACTGCCTCAGGAGATTAATAACCCTGCTGAGGTTAAAAACTGGGAAAGTCTCCAGCAGACTGCATTTGACAAGCCGGTGTTAAAACTATTAGATGTTGATTTAGATCTTTGCTTAAAAACTTGGATTGTTCACAAAAACCGTGGGGGTATAgttaaaacatttccccccccttcagtgctaacattctctctcccccccccatacccttcttcttttctctcttttaggTATGTGATGTCAAACCAGTAGGCTGTTCTCTGGAGCCTCCCACACACTATTGTAACGTCATGTGCCAGTATGAATATTAttaacacagacacacatactTCAGTGCTCTGCAAcggaagaggaggaaagagaaactaAACGTTCAGAATCAATTAATGGACTGCCTGCAAAATGTTGCTTATCTAACTTCTGCTGAGAATACCTCCCATTTCTGCTACTGGAGAAGAGCTGAGCAGAAACAGGATCATACCGtccgtctgccccccccccattaatttccATTCATATATACTTATTACAATCCCTTTTTATCTTGGATTCCAGGCTCTGAACTGCTTTGGCTGCAAGCACTTGGACAGCAATATGTGTCATGTCATTGTCACTTGCCGCTCAATGCTGTGGACACTCCTGAGTATTGTTGTGGCATTTGCAGAGCTCATTGCCTTCATGAGTGCTGACTGGCTGATTGGCAAGGCAAAACCTGGGAATTCTGAGGGCATGGACAATGGGATGGGAGGATCGCTGGAGCCATTTCGTCCAACCTTAGGGATCTACGGACGTTGCATCAGACTCTCACACTTGAAATCATCAATGCCCGACACGCTTTGTGGCCCTTATGCTGAAAACTTCAACGAGATTGCCAGTGGGTTCTGGCAGGCGACGGCTATTTTCCTTGCTGCGGGGATCATGATACTCTGTGCTGTTGCATTTGTATCTGTTTTCACCATGTGTGTACAGAGCGTTATGAAGAAAAGTATTTTTAATGTCTGTGGGCTGCTACAAGGGATTGCAGGTAAGTGTATGAAAAGGCAAAAAGTGAAACATATTAGATATCTTTGTGGTATGTGGATAAGGATGCATTCTCAACAATATTTTCTTTCTGCTAAATGTAAAGACCTGTTCAAGTAGTTTAGTCTCCAGAGGACTGCATTTAGCAAGCCCATGCTATAATTAATATATCACAAACTAGTAGCGGAATATCATTGTTCCTTCGTTCAGAAATGCTTCTTCAGTAAATGGAGCACTTCTTGTCTTGTTGGAATCTGGGGGCTTCCAACAAGAATacagagggaaataaaaaaaaatcgcattaaaagcttcctgaatcagggctgccttcagatgtctacaaaaAGTTATATAGTTGTTTAACTCTTTGACATTTGACTGGAGGTTGTTCCACAGGGTGAGTGTGACTACCAAAAATGCCTTCTGCCTGGTTGTacattgagggaaccaccagaaggcccttaaagttggacctcagtgtctgggctgaacaatgtgggtggagacgctccttcagttatacagggCTGAAGCTGAAGTTATACTCATCTTTGATTCCAGTCCTTAGCTGTGTGACTAGCACAAAATGGCAAACTTAATTTGTCTCAAACCAGGAAGCAAGGAAAGGAATCATAAGGTATGAGGGGGAGGGAGGATACAGGGGAaggtttttattttctatttattgcatttataaccctACCTGTTCTCTGAAGAGCTCTTAAATACATTATGTATGAACCAGCAATTCATATCTTTCCTCACCACCATCTATTTTCTCTTAAGAGAATCCTAAACAAACCAGAGAAGAAAATGGTGGGTTAGCCAGAAACCATTATAAATCAGAGAACGAACCACTTCTGTATCTGAACCCTTTTGGTTGTACTTTCattctgaaacaaacaaacaaacaaaactacaaCTAATGTGAATATCATCCATAGATggaaagaaactattttttttaaaatttagttcCTTGTAAATTATGTTGTGGCTACAGAATTAGTAATCTCGAGATGACTCTTTACTGAGTTCACTGATGCTTTGTCATGGCAGTGCTATTGCACCTGGAATGTTGCCAGTGTTCTGCTGATGACATGTGACAGTCATGATGCACAAGTTTCTTAATTCTTGCACTTGCAAAGTGCTTAAGCAAATGGTTCAAGTAGTCTGCCAGCAAGGCTGGAAACAGATAGGACTATGAAAATATTCCCTCATAACTGGATTGAAGCCTAGCTTAAATACATCCATGAAGTTTTATTTTTCAGAGTTGTTTCTGTAAAGTGCAAATATTTTGCAAAAGTAGTCCTggttttgattgttttttttatgtGTACTTGGGACACAGATGGTACTCTTTTTCTTATcaccttacatttccaacagctATCAAAGCACAAGCACTTTCAACCATTTAGAATATTCTTGATTAACAGGGCAAACTTAtacatatttattcagaaatCCAATGCTGTATGCAGAGTTCTCACACATCAAGACTTCACTTTCCTCCCTGCACCTAAtgcacccccaaaatctgttccagaaggcCCCCTAAACCTCTGGAACTGATTTTGAGAGTGAGTAACAGAGGgaatgcaggagaggagaggaaagaagggACAATTCCTTTGCACAGGGGGAATGGTGGTGTGGGATATAGCATAGCTCAgtatccaaaaaaccaaagtgctggaCCAAATGCTCGTTTACAACCAACTTTACTGTACGCTTGCAAAACAGGGGCCACTTACAAacaccatctccagctcctcaaaagattccatcaacgatgtctctgaaaaaaattacacatcacttgggaagacagacaaactaatgtcagtgtactggaagaagatTGAGTAgatactgcaccttttcacaatattctaattttctgagattgtgaatttggggttttcatcagctgtacgtcacaatcatcacaattatgacaaataaaggcttgacatctctcgctttgcatgtcatgagtctacctcatatgttagtttcaccttttaagttgaagtCCTGAAATAAacgaacttttccatgatattctaattttttgagtatcaccagTAAGTCCAGTGATAATTACCTAGTAAGGATTACTGCCCAGGTTATCTTTAAAATCTTGCAGAAATTATGATGATTAATATTTAATCTTTTTCCTGGAATTTGTGGGAAGAAGAAAACTGTACACAAATGGTGCGTAAAATGAAGATTACAGAATGTTCTTCTAAGGCTTTAGTCCAAGACGTTCATTTGCATGAGCATGTAGGGCTGCCAGGTCACAGTGAGCCCACACACATCTTAGGCCAAGGAGCTTTTTAGTCTGTCTGCAAATAATCTGTCTTCTGATTAAAAGGTTCCTTTTGGGATTCCTGTTATCCTCCAGTGCTCACAGTTCCTTTCTGTTCTTAAAGTGGGGAAGTAGCAATCTTCATTTTGTAAACATTTAGAAGCCATACTGTTAAGGAAAGAATAAGTCATCAGCTTCAAAGGGCCATAGACCAACACAACCATATCATTAGATCAGTAACTGCTGCTTGACAAACAAAAGGGGCTGGACAGGCGGTCATTTGTGCATCTTCTGCGAGTGCAGgagctatttttaaaaggctgtgaATTACTTGAAAAACCTGAGTTTGAGCAATTTTGTTCCTAAAATACTAACAGGGAATTAATTTTAAGTGGATTGATTGTAATAATAGCTTCCTCTTTTCTGCCTGTAAATATCAGTAGTCTGTAGTATCCAGTTGGGTGTTCAGggactgggattcagaggcacaCTAAATGCATTCGCCCACATTCATCCCTTGCTACCCT from Lacerta agilis isolate rLacAgi1 chromosome 11, rLacAgi1.pri, whole genome shotgun sequence harbors:
- the LHFPL2 gene encoding LHFPL tetraspan subfamily member 2 protein, with product MCHVIVTCRSMLWTLLSIVVAFAELIAFMSADWLIGKAKPGNSEGMDNGMGGSLEPFRPTLGIYGRCIRLSHLKSSMPDTLCGPYAENFNEIASGFWQATAIFLAAGIMILCAVAFVSVFTMCVQSVMKKSIFNVCGLLQGIAGLFLILGLILYPAGWGCQKAIDYCGHYASAYKLGDCSLGWAFYTAIGGTVLTFICAVFSAQAEIATSSDKVQEEIEEGKSLICLL